The following proteins are co-located in the Heteronotia binoei isolate CCM8104 ecotype False Entrance Well chromosome 8, APGP_CSIRO_Hbin_v1, whole genome shotgun sequence genome:
- the CBY1 gene encoding protein chibby homolog 1, protein MPLFGNTFSPKKTPPRKSASLSSLHSLDRSTREIELGLDYGTPTMTLAGQSLKFENGQWIADSFGGSGDHRETQRLLKRNQQLEEENNLLRLKVDLLLDMLSETTAESHLMEKELEELKNYSRRRK, encoded by the exons ATGCCGCTCTTTGGGAACACCTTCAGTCCCAAGAAAACCCCACCCAGGAAATCAGCTTCACTTTCTAGCCTGCACTCG CTAGATAGATCTACCCGTGAAATTGAACTGGGTCTGGACTATGGCACTCCAACTATGACCCTTGCTGGACAGAGCCTGAAGTTTGAGAATGGCCAGTGGATTGCAG ACTCATTTGGGGGTAGTGGGGACCACAGAGAGACCCAGCGACTACTCAAACGGAACCAACAGCTGGAGGAAGAGAACAATCTCTTGCGGCTAAAAGTGGATCTTTTGTTGGATATG CTCTCCGAAACAACTGCAGAATCCCATCTCATGGAGAAGGAACTGGAGGAACTGAAAAATTACAGCCGGAGGAGGAAGTAA